The following are encoded together in the Aciduricibacillus chroicocephali genome:
- a CDS encoding flavodoxin, producing MKAKALIAYLSYSGNTEEVAEILQETAESRGLHIDIHRIGIDPPIDPEAYQYIFIGTFTWEEGSTPDEVKDFVLEVGCKPDNVAVFGTGDTQFGGDRIFCGAAEKLAKFYNSPWPPLKIEQSPRGSQEKIVKEWMEGVLEHGESAR from the coding sequence GTGAAAGCTAAAGCACTCATTGCTTATCTTTCCTATAGCGGCAACACAGAAGAAGTCGCGGAGATTCTGCAGGAAACTGCCGAATCCCGCGGCCTTCATATTGACATTCATCGGATTGGCATCGACCCGCCAATCGATCCTGAAGCATATCAATATATTTTTATTGGAACGTTCACCTGGGAAGAAGGCAGTACACCGGATGAAGTAAAGGACTTTGTTCTGGAAGTTGGCTGCAAACCGGACAATGTCGCTGTATTTGGAACAGGGGACACACAATTTGGCGGTGACCGGATCTTTTGTGGAGCAGCGGAAAAACTCGCTAAGTTCTATAACAGTCCCTGGCCACCGCTTAAAATTGAACAATCTCCCCGCGGCTCACAGGAAAAAATCGTAAAAGAATGGATGGAAGGAGTCCTGGAACATGGCGAATCTGCTAGATAA
- a CDS encoding LysR family transcriptional regulator, whose translation MELRQIKYFIEVAKREHVTEAANELHVAQSAVSRALANLEEELGVQLFIREGRNVRLTPIGRIFLERMQQAMRVIGDARQIIEEYTDPERGTVNVGFPSSLATYMLPTAISAFRNEYPHAKFHLHQGSYRQLMDAVIRGDINMALLGPVPMDDTKLKGKILFTEQVVALLPANHRLAKAKSLALTELREEPFVVFAKGFVLRDLLMDACRQNGFDPIISFEGEDIDAIKGLVSAGLGVSLVPEITLIDNLPRSTVKVPISEPQVRRSVGMVIPKERDLLPTEKIFADFIEDFFARLTAFQK comes from the coding sequence ATGGAACTGAGACAAATTAAGTATTTCATTGAAGTGGCTAAGCGTGAACATGTGACCGAAGCAGCCAATGAATTGCATGTTGCACAATCCGCAGTGAGCCGGGCGCTGGCAAATCTGGAAGAAGAGCTTGGTGTTCAATTGTTCATTCGAGAAGGACGGAATGTGAGACTTACACCGATCGGACGGATTTTCTTGGAACGTATGCAACAGGCGATGCGTGTTATCGGGGATGCTCGGCAAATCATTGAAGAGTACACAGATCCTGAGAGAGGGACAGTAAATGTCGGGTTTCCAAGTAGCCTCGCGACATATATGCTGCCGACCGCCATTTCTGCTTTTCGTAATGAGTATCCGCATGCAAAGTTCCATTTGCACCAAGGTTCTTATCGCCAACTAATGGATGCGGTAATTCGTGGTGATATCAATATGGCTCTCCTTGGGCCGGTACCGATGGATGATACGAAATTAAAAGGGAAAATCCTGTTCACAGAGCAGGTTGTTGCGTTGCTTCCTGCCAATCATCGCCTTGCCAAAGCAAAATCGCTCGCGCTCACTGAACTGCGGGAAGAGCCGTTCGTCGTTTTTGCCAAGGGTTTCGTTTTGCGTGATTTGCTCATGGATGCTTGTCGGCAAAACGGCTTTGATCCGATTATTTCCTTTGAAGGGGAAGATATCGATGCAATCAAAGGTCTCGTTTCAGCAGGTTTGGGTGTCTCTTTAGTCCCAGAAATTACATTAATTGACAACCTGCCACGTTCTACGGTGAAAGTTCCAATCAGTGAACCGCAAGTACGGAGATCCGTCGGGATGGTTATTCCAAAAGAGCGTGATCTACTCCCGACTGAAAAAATATTTGCAGATTTTATTGAAGATTTCTTCGCTCGTCTGACCGCTTTTCAAAAATAA
- a CDS encoding ribonucleoside-diphosphate reductase subunit alpha, whose translation MATNVLSGQVELLQLVDQHAKELGIDAAEYKEKGLRALQPGVSKEKALEIFTRLALENIDEANTAWTFLASRLYLQELYIKAAKNRGYSEVQKYGSFHGLLEKLSEEGVYSSNILDKYTREEIDQLGTKIAPERDLLFNYLGIYTLATRYLATDHNKNTYELPQERWMIIAMYLMQDEDKSKRLELVEEAYWALSNLYMTVATPTMTNAGKSHGQLSSCFIDTVDDSLQSIYDSNTDIAKLSKNGGGIGVYMGKVRARGSMIKGYKGMSSGVVPWIKQLNNTAVSVDQLGTRKGAIAIYLDVWHMDIEPFLDLKLNNGDDRMRAHDIFTGVCIPDYFMEQVEARGEWHLFDPHEVRMEMGFSLEDFHDEKKGAGSWRENYLACVANENLSRHTVPAIDIMKRIMKSQLESGTPFMFYRDEVNRQNANSHAGMIYCSNLCTEITQNMSPTEFLEEYVEDDGTIVKKYKAGDYVVCNLSSVNLGRAVPDKVLERLLKIQVRMLDNVIEINTLPIPQTKLTNQKYRAIGLGTFGWHHLLALEGIHWETDKAVEFADELYEKIAYLTIKNSMELAKEKGTYKAYEGSKWSTGEYFDQKGYTNGDWTSLKAEVQQNGMRNGYLMAVAPNSSTSMIAGSTASIDPIFQVFYNEEKKDFKIPTTAPDLDHNTYDIYRKSAYIVDQRWSVKQNAARQRHVDQSLSFNFYVPNTIRASVLLGLHQQAWEEGLKTTYYVRSTSSDIEECEWCES comes from the coding sequence ATGGCGACAAATGTCTTGTCAGGTCAGGTTGAGTTGTTGCAGTTGGTTGACCAACATGCGAAAGAACTCGGAATTGATGCTGCTGAATACAAAGAGAAAGGGCTGCGTGCCTTGCAGCCAGGTGTCTCCAAAGAGAAAGCACTGGAAATTTTCACTCGTCTGGCACTTGAGAATATTGATGAAGCGAATACAGCATGGACGTTCCTCGCTAGCCGTCTTTATTTGCAGGAACTTTACATCAAAGCAGCAAAAAATCGCGGCTACTCCGAAGTTCAGAAATATGGTAGCTTCCACGGTCTTCTGGAAAAGCTGTCAGAAGAAGGTGTCTATTCTTCCAACATCCTGGACAAGTACACACGTGAAGAAATCGACCAGCTTGGCACAAAGATTGCGCCTGAACGAGACCTTTTGTTCAACTACCTTGGCATCTACACTTTGGCGACACGCTATCTTGCGACGGATCATAATAAGAATACGTATGAGTTGCCGCAGGAACGCTGGATGATTATTGCGATGTATCTAATGCAGGATGAAGACAAGTCCAAGCGTCTTGAGCTTGTCGAGGAAGCATACTGGGCATTGTCCAATCTATATATGACTGTTGCGACACCGACAATGACAAACGCAGGTAAATCACATGGACAGCTGTCCAGCTGCTTCATTGACACGGTTGATGACTCACTCCAGTCAATCTATGACAGCAACACGGATATTGCTAAACTTTCCAAAAATGGCGGCGGAATTGGCGTCTATATGGGTAAAGTACGTGCCCGCGGCAGCATGATCAAAGGTTACAAAGGCATGTCTTCAGGCGTTGTTCCTTGGATCAAGCAGCTGAACAACACAGCGGTAAGCGTAGACCAGCTCGGTACGAGAAAAGGTGCGATTGCGATTTACCTTGATGTATGGCATATGGACATCGAGCCGTTCCTTGATTTGAAATTGAACAACGGTGATGACCGGATGCGTGCGCATGACATCTTCACTGGTGTATGTATTCCGGATTATTTCATGGAGCAAGTCGAAGCACGTGGCGAGTGGCATTTGTTCGATCCGCATGAAGTACGCATGGAAATGGGCTTCTCACTGGAGGACTTCCATGATGAGAAGAAAGGTGCCGGTTCATGGCGCGAGAACTATCTCGCTTGTGTTGCCAATGAGAACTTGAGCCGCCATACTGTACCAGCGATCGATATCATGAAACGCATTATGAAGTCACAGCTTGAATCTGGTACACCATTCATGTTCTACCGTGATGAAGTGAACCGCCAAAATGCGAATTCACATGCTGGCATGATCTATTGCTCGAACCTTTGCACGGAAATTACGCAAAACATGTCACCGACTGAATTCCTTGAGGAATATGTTGAAGATGACGGTACAATCGTGAAGAAATATAAAGCGGGCGATTATGTTGTCTGCAACTTGAGCTCTGTCAACCTTGGCCGTGCTGTGCCGGATAAAGTGCTTGAACGCCTATTGAAAATTCAGGTACGCATGCTCGACAATGTTATTGAAATCAATACATTGCCGATTCCGCAAACAAAGCTGACAAACCAGAAATACCGTGCAATCGGTCTTGGTACATTCGGCTGGCATCATCTGCTTGCGCTTGAAGGCATCCATTGGGAAACAGACAAGGCTGTCGAGTTTGCTGATGAGCTTTATGAAAAAATCGCATACCTTACAATTAAGAACAGCATGGAGCTTGCGAAAGAGAAAGGCACTTACAAGGCATATGAAGGAAGCAAGTGGTCTACTGGCGAATACTTCGATCAGAAAGGCTACACAAATGGAGATTGGACAAGCTTGAAAGCTGAAGTCCAGCAGAACGGAATGCGCAATGGCTATTTAATGGCTGTCGCTCCTAACTCTTCAACTTCTATGATTGCCGGATCAACTGCAAGTATCGATCCGATTTTCCAAGTGTTCTATAATGAAGAGAAGAAGGACTTCAAGATTCCGACAACAGCACCGGATCTTGACCACAACACGTATGATATTTATCGCAAGAGCGCATATATTGTCGATCAGCGCTGGAGCGTGAAGCAGAATGCTGCACGCCAGCGTCACGTTGACCAAAGCTTGTCATTCAACTTCTATGTACCGAATACAATTCGGGCATCTGTACTCCTTGGATTGCACCAGCAGGCATGGGAGGAAGGTTTGAAGACGACATACTACGTTCGTTCCACTTCGAGTGACATCGAGGAGTGCGAATGGTGTGAAAGCTAA
- the gdhA gene encoding NADP-specific glutamate dehydrogenase, protein MTSTKTANNSQAVRAYMDEVYNKVLERNPGETEFHQAVKGTFESLVPVFEQHPVYMEKGILEQIVEPERIISFRVPWVDDNGKVHVNRGFRVQFNSAIGPYKGGLRFHPSVNAGIIKFLGFEQIFKNSLTGLPIGGGKGGSDFDPKGKSDDEIRRFCQSFMTELSNHIGPDKDVPAGDIGVGAREIGYLFGHYKRLQGGYPAGVLTGKGIGYGGSLARKEATGYGTVYFMKEMLKGAELDFAGKTVVVSGSGNVAIYAIEKAQEFGAKVVACSDSSGFIYDKEGIKLDTVKQLKEVEYARISEYVKHHPNAEYVEDCSKIWSLPCDIALPCATQNEIDEASARELVKNGVKAVAEGANMPSTEEAIHVFQENGVLFGPAKAANAGGVAVSALEMSQNSMRLSWSFEEVDAKLHEIMESIYANAVAASEKYGKSGNLVAGADIAGFLKVADAMVAHGNI, encoded by the coding sequence ATGACTTCAACAAAAACTGCAAACAATAGTCAAGCTGTACGTGCATATATGGACGAAGTTTACAACAAGGTGTTGGAACGCAATCCAGGTGAAACAGAGTTCCATCAAGCTGTTAAAGGAACATTCGAATCACTTGTACCCGTTTTCGAACAGCACCCTGTTTATATGGAAAAAGGCATCTTGGAACAGATCGTAGAACCTGAACGCATTATCTCATTCCGTGTTCCTTGGGTTGATGACAATGGTAAGGTTCATGTTAACCGCGGCTTCCGTGTTCAGTTCAACAGCGCAATCGGACCATATAAAGGCGGCCTGCGCTTCCATCCATCCGTAAATGCCGGCATCATCAAATTCCTCGGTTTTGAGCAGATTTTCAAAAACTCTCTTACAGGATTGCCAATCGGCGGCGGTAAAGGTGGTTCCGATTTCGATCCAAAGGGTAAATCAGATGATGAAATTCGTCGTTTCTGCCAAAGCTTCATGACAGAGCTTTCCAACCATATCGGTCCGGACAAAGACGTTCCAGCTGGTGATATCGGTGTTGGGGCTCGCGAAATTGGCTACCTATTCGGTCACTACAAGCGTCTTCAGGGCGGCTACCCAGCTGGCGTCCTTACTGGTAAAGGTATCGGCTACGGTGGAAGCCTTGCACGTAAAGAAGCAACAGGCTATGGTACTGTTTACTTCATGAAAGAAATGCTGAAAGGCGCTGAATTGGACTTCGCAGGTAAAACTGTCGTTGTTTCCGGTTCTGGTAACGTAGCAATCTACGCAATCGAAAAAGCTCAAGAATTCGGTGCAAAAGTCGTTGCCTGCAGTGACTCTTCAGGCTTCATCTATGACAAAGAAGGCATCAAGCTTGATACAGTCAAGCAACTGAAAGAAGTAGAATATGCACGTATCAGTGAATATGTGAAACACCATCCGAATGCTGAATATGTTGAAGACTGCAGCAAAATCTGGTCTCTTCCATGTGACATCGCCCTTCCATGTGCGACACAGAACGAGATCGACGAAGCTTCTGCTCGTGAACTTGTTAAAAACGGCGTCAAAGCTGTTGCAGAAGGTGCGAACATGCCTTCAACAGAAGAAGCAATTCATGTATTCCAGGAAAATGGCGTACTATTTGGCCCAGCCAAAGCAGCAAACGCAGGTGGCGTAGCAGTATCTGCTCTTGAAATGTCCCAGAATAGCATGCGTCTTTCCTGGTCATTTGAAGAAGTCGATGCAAAGCTTCATGAAATCATGGAATCCATCTATGCAAATGCTGTTGCCGCTTCTGAAAAATACGGCAAGTCAGGTAACCTTGTCGCTGGCGCTGATATTGCAGGCTTCTTGAAAGTAGCCGATGCAATGGTAGCCCACGGAAATATCTAA
- a CDS encoding ribonucleotide-diphosphate reductase subunit beta gives MANLLDKAKTLEPRNPNKSTGLFGGESSGILNWNDIAYPHWYKMYKRLVGNYWQADEVNMSSDVKQFPQLSQEEQDAYLKIIGLLSTLDAPQTRTALLISLYATDPSVQSIMAVIAQQEAVHNESYSYVLSSVVSLGQQNKSFELGRKDPVLLKRNENIIKYYNKFVEEPTVENILKTLVYTSLLEGMFFYSGFAFFYNLARHNKMVGTSTMISYINRDELEHGRFIGELFRATLAEHPELNTPEFTQWVYDHFKESVELETEWSSYVLGNVEGIDLDEMTGYIKYRANKMLRMMGLSEVYPEYVENPMKWIRAYVDNFDGTKTDFFEQKSRQYTKTSDLNGFDDL, from the coding sequence ATGGCGAATCTGCTAGATAAAGCAAAAACACTCGAACCTCGCAACCCGAATAAATCAACAGGTCTATTCGGCGGCGAATCAAGCGGTATTCTGAATTGGAATGATATTGCTTATCCGCACTGGTACAAAATGTACAAGCGCCTAGTCGGCAACTATTGGCAAGCGGATGAAGTGAATATGTCCAGTGATGTGAAGCAATTCCCACAGCTTTCACAAGAAGAGCAAGATGCATATTTGAAAATTATTGGCCTGCTTTCAACTCTTGATGCGCCACAAACGAGAACAGCGCTTCTTATCTCACTTTATGCGACAGATCCATCTGTCCAATCAATCATGGCTGTTATCGCCCAGCAAGAAGCTGTCCATAACGAAAGTTACTCCTATGTGCTTTCTTCAGTCGTTTCGCTTGGCCAGCAGAATAAATCATTCGAGCTCGGTCGCAAAGACCCTGTATTGTTGAAGCGTAATGAGAATATCATTAAGTACTATAATAAATTCGTTGAAGAACCTACAGTTGAGAATATCTTGAAGACGCTTGTCTATACTTCATTGCTTGAAGGCATGTTCTTCTATTCCGGCTTTGCATTCTTCTACAATTTGGCAAGACATAATAAAATGGTCGGCACGTCAACGATGATTTCTTACATAAATCGTGACGAACTGGAACATGGCCGTTTCATTGGAGAGTTGTTCCGTGCGACACTCGCTGAGCATCCTGAATTGAACACACCGGAATTCACACAGTGGGTATACGATCATTTCAAGGAATCGGTTGAACTTGAGACTGAGTGGTCGAGCTATGTCCTTGGCAATGTAGAAGGTATTGATCTTGATGAAATGACCGGCTATATCAAATACCGTGCCAATAAAATGCTCCGCATGATGGGACTCTCTGAAGTCTATCCCGAATATGTGGAAAACCCAATGAAGTGGATTCGCGCTTATGTGGATAACTTCGACGGTACAAAAACAGACTTTTTTGAGCAGAAGTCACGACAGTATACGAAGACTAGTGATCTGAATGGATTCGATGATCTTTAA